From a single Budorcas taxicolor isolate Tak-1 chromosome X, Takin1.1, whole genome shotgun sequence genomic region:
- the LOC128070444 gene encoding LOW QUALITY PROTEIN: putative P2Y purinoceptor 10 (The sequence of the model RefSeq protein was modified relative to this genomic sequence to represent the inferred CDS: substituted 1 base at 1 genomic stop codon) gives MAYLDKXAEIFKMGSNSTSNAETHCNDPNVTFHYSLYATTYILIFIPGLLANSAALWVLCRFINKKNKAIIFMINLSVADLAHVLSLPLRIYYYISHHWPFQRIPCLLCFYLKYLNMYASICFLTCISLQRCFFLLKPFRARDWKRRYDVGISAAIWVIVGTACLPFPIMRSTDLANNTDSCFADLGYKKMNAVALVGMITAAELAGFVIPVVIIAWCTWKMTISLRQPPMAFQGISEKQKALRMVYMCAAVFFICFTPYHINFIFYTMVKEAIISSCPIVQSTLYFHPFCLCLASLCCLLDPILYYFMASEFRDQLSRHGNSVTRSRLMSRESGSSMIG, from the coding sequence ATGGCTTACCTTGATAAATAAGCTGAAATATTCAAGATGGGAAGCAACAGTACCAGCAATGCTGAGACTCACTGCAATGACCCCAATGTGACATTTCATTACTCTCTCTACGCAACCACCTACATCCTCATATTCATTCCTGGTCTACTGGCCAACAGCGCAGCCTTGTGGGTTCTGTGCCGCTTTatcaacaagaaaaataaagccattatTTTCATGATAAACCTCTCTGTGGCTGACCTTGCCCACGTGCTGTCCTTACCCCTCCGTATTTACTATTACATCAGCCACCATTGGCCTTTCCAGAGGATCCCTTGTCTGCTATGCTTCTACCTGAAGTATCTCAACATGTATGCCAGCATTTGTTTCCTGACATGCATCAGCCTTCAGAGGTGCTTCTTTCTCCTCAAACCCTTCAGGGCCAGAGACTGGAAGCGTAGGTACGATGTAGGCATCAGTGCTGCCATATGGGTCATCGTGGGTACTGCCTGTTTGCCATTTCCCATCATGAGAAGCACAGACTTAGCCAACAACACTGATTCCTGCTTTGCTGATCTTGGTTACAAGAAAATGAATGCAGTGGCTTTGGTTGGGATGATTACAGCTGCTGAACTGGCAGGATTTGTGATTCCAGTAGTCATCATTGCATGGTGCACCTGGAAAATGACTATATCCTTGAGACAACCACCTATGGCTTTCCAAGGAATCAGTGAAAAGCAAAAAGCACTGAGGATGGTTTACATGTGTGCTGCAGTCTTCTTCATCTGCTTCACTCCCTAtcatattaactttattttttataccaTGGTAAAGGAAGCTATCATTAGCAGTTGTCCCATTGTCCAAAGCACACTGTATTTCCATCCTTTTTGTCTATGCCTTGCAAGTCTCTGCTGCCTTTTGGATCCGATTCTCTATTACTTCATGGCCTCAGAGTTTCGTGACCAACTATCTCGCCATGGTAACTCTGTGACTCGTTCCCGCCTAATGAGCAGGGAGAGTGGTTCATCAATgattggttaa